Proteins found in one Deltaproteobacteria bacterium GWA2_45_12 genomic segment:
- a CDS encoding 50S ribosomal protein L31, whose amino-acid sequence MKEGIHPEYKKAKAVCSCGNIVETASVSDTIHVEICSACHPFFTGKQKLLDTAGRVERFQKKWAKKEDLVQKKKGPRTITIQD is encoded by the coding sequence ATGAAAGAAGGCATTCATCCAGAATATAAAAAGGCAAAAGCCGTTTGTTCGTGTGGAAATATCGTCGAAACAGCTTCGGTAAGCGATACCATCCATGTTGAAATCTGTTCGGCGTGCCATCCATTTTTTACCGGGAAGCAAAAACTTTTGGATACCGCGGGTCGTGTGGAACGTTTCCAGAAAAAATGGGCTAAAAAAGAAGATTTGGTCCAAAAGAAAAAAGGCCCTCGTACGATTACCATTCAAGATTAG
- a CDS encoding DNA repair protein RadA produces the protein MAKNKTVYSCQQCGYQSPKWVGKCPDCNQWNTLAEETFSPSEKTREGFFVLQSEEASPLSQISLEKKKRYEVGVAELDRVLGGGIVPGSLVLIGGDPGIGKSTLVIQALDQLVKRGVKVLYATGEESKEQIKMRCERLKISSDLLILAENSVERIITQVQKLKPDVLVVDSIQTVYLSSLESAPGSVSQVRESAGKFMYLSKTTGLATMLIGHVTKEGNLAGPRVLEHMVDCVLYFEGDARQHYRILRTMKNRYGSTNEIGVFEMKEAGLGEVANPSALFVPDKESAGPGCAITASLEGVRPFLVEIQALVSSSTLANPRRTTLGVDNGRVSMMVAILEKIVGLNLYAQDIYVNAAGGFKIVEPAADLAIIAALVSSFRNKNFHVGTFVVGEVGLSGEVRAVQGLDIRIKEAIKMGFKHFVLPKTKDLILPSSVEGVKVSHVSQALEMLGLS, from the coding sequence AAAAATAAAACCGTCTACTCCTGCCAGCAATGCGGTTACCAGTCACCCAAATGGGTGGGGAAGTGTCCCGACTGCAATCAATGGAATACCTTGGCTGAAGAAACTTTTTCTCCTTCCGAAAAAACGCGGGAAGGTTTTTTTGTCCTTCAAAGTGAAGAGGCTTCTCCCTTAAGTCAGATATCCCTTGAAAAGAAAAAACGCTACGAAGTGGGTGTGGCTGAGCTTGACCGCGTGCTGGGTGGGGGCATTGTTCCCGGTTCGTTGGTGCTTATTGGGGGCGACCCCGGCATTGGCAAGTCAACTTTGGTCATCCAGGCTTTGGATCAGTTGGTCAAAAGAGGGGTGAAGGTTTTGTATGCCACCGGCGAGGAATCCAAAGAGCAAATCAAAATGCGCTGCGAGCGCCTTAAAATAAGTTCTGATTTACTTATTCTGGCCGAAAATTCCGTCGAACGAATCATTACCCAGGTTCAAAAATTAAAACCCGATGTTTTGGTGGTTGATTCCATTCAAACTGTTTATTTATCCAGCCTTGAATCAGCTCCGGGTTCAGTTTCGCAGGTGCGCGAATCAGCCGGCAAGTTCATGTATCTTTCCAAAACAACGGGCTTGGCCACGATGCTTATCGGGCATGTCACCAAAGAAGGGAATTTGGCCGGCCCGCGGGTGTTAGAACACATGGTTGATTGTGTTTTGTATTTTGAAGGGGATGCACGCCAGCATTACCGCATTTTGCGCACGATGAAAAACCGTTATGGTTCCACCAACGAAATCGGCGTGTTTGAAATGAAAGAAGCGGGCCTTGGTGAAGTGGCCAACCCCTCGGCTCTTTTTGTCCCTGACAAGGAATCGGCGGGTCCCGGATGTGCCATTACGGCCTCTCTGGAAGGAGTGCGCCCGTTTCTGGTTGAAATCCAGGCGTTGGTCTCTTCCTCTACACTTGCAAATCCACGCCGAACAACTTTGGGAGTGGATAATGGCCGTGTTTCCATGATGGTGGCTATTTTGGAAAAAATTGTCGGTCTGAATTTGTATGCGCAGGATATTTATGTGAATGCCGCCGGTGGCTTTAAAATTGTGGAGCCGGCAGCCGATCTGGCCATTATTGCAGCGCTGGTTTCCAGTTTTCGCAACAAAAACTTCCATGTGGGAACTTTTGTTGTGGGGGAAGTGGGGCTTTCAGGTGAAGTGCGTGCCGTGCAAGGTTTGGATATTCGAATCAAAGAAGCCATCAAAATGGGATTTAAACATTTTGTCCTTCCTAAAACCAAGGATTTGATCCTTCCTTCCTCTGTTGAAGGGGTTAAGGTTTCCCATGTGTCCCAGGCTCTTGAAATGCTGGGCCTTTCGTAA